One Nitrosomonas sp. PY1 DNA window includes the following coding sequences:
- a CDS encoding OmpA family protein — protein sequence MKKMSIPKTLIGMTFIPMLLSGAIVAQAAMQSGVDQDPSLNKIDAYAVDDRGIVTRNTTGLCWRTGYWTPAIAIPECDPELFKKPEVAVAPPPPVSKKVTFSADALFDFDKDTLKPNGIRSLDEFISGIHTVRYERIHVEGHADRIGSDEYNHRLSHRRADAVKAYLVSKGVDPAKITVEGKGEANPVTGHTCDGIRNSKELKQCLAPDRRVDIDTTGIQQQ from the coding sequence ATGAAGAAAATGTCTATCCCAAAAACACTCATTGGAATGACTTTCATACCAATGTTACTTTCCGGAGCCATTGTAGCGCAAGCTGCCATGCAATCGGGTGTCGACCAAGATCCTTCCTTAAACAAAATCGACGCATATGCGGTTGATGATCGCGGCATAGTCACCAGAAATACAACTGGTTTGTGCTGGCGAACTGGCTATTGGACACCTGCCATAGCCATTCCAGAATGCGATCCCGAGCTATTCAAAAAACCTGAGGTTGCGGTAGCTCCACCACCGCCTGTATCTAAAAAAGTTACTTTCTCGGCGGATGCTTTGTTTGATTTTGATAAAGACACCTTAAAGCCAAATGGAATTCGTTCATTGGATGAGTTTATAAGTGGGATTCACACAGTCAGATATGAGCGCATACATGTAGAAGGCCACGCGGATCGTATTGGTTCTGATGAATATAATCATCGACTTTCTCACAGACGTGCTGATGCAGTAAAAGCATATCTGGTATCGAAAGGAGTTGATCCAGCAAAAATTACAGTTGAGGGCAAAGGGGAAGCCAACCCAGTAACCGGTCATACTTGTGACGGCATTAGAAATAGCAAAGAGCTAAAACAATGTCTTGCACCTGATCGTCGGGTTGATATTGATACAACAGGAATACAGCAACAGTAG
- a CDS encoding HAD family hydrolase: MIKAVLFDFDGTLADTAPDLGYALNQQRIIRGLPELAIEQIRPIASAGSRGLLELGFNIKPGHHNYEAMRDEFLGFYTRRLCHDTRLFPGVSELLEQLRLRNLPWGIVTNKPARFTRPLLKILGLDQQTACVICGDEVNHTKPHPESLLKASEHINIIPEECLYLGDDIRDVHASLAAGILPIVARYGYLGGKEPPEKWGAKYLIDHPHELLAYL, encoded by the coding sequence ATGATCAAGGCTGTTTTGTTTGATTTTGATGGAACTCTGGCCGATACAGCCCCAGACCTTGGTTATGCACTGAATCAACAGCGTATCATACGCGGATTACCTGAATTAGCCATTGAACAAATTCGTCCAATTGCATCGGCCGGATCACGTGGACTTCTTGAGCTCGGCTTTAACATTAAACCCGGTCACCATAATTACGAAGCCATGCGTGATGAATTTCTGGGTTTCTATACACGACGACTATGCCACGATACACGTCTATTTCCCGGTGTCAGTGAATTATTAGAGCAATTACGGCTCCGTAATCTTCCTTGGGGTATTGTCACCAACAAGCCAGCACGTTTTACTCGACCACTCTTAAAAATACTAGGACTCGACCAGCAAACTGCCTGTGTCATTTGCGGCGATGAAGTCAATCATACCAAACCGCATCCTGAATCCCTACTTAAAGCCAGTGAACATATAAACATCATCCCGGAAGAATGCCTTTACTTAGGAGACGACATACGAGATGTTCACGCCAGCCTAGCTGCGGGTATTCTTCCGATCGTTGCTCGCTATGGTTACTTAGGAGGGAAAGAACCGCCAGAAAAATGGGGCGCGAAATATTTGATCGACCACCCTCACGAATTACTTGCCTATTTATAG
- the ubiG gene encoding bifunctional 2-polyprenyl-6-hydroxyphenol methylase/3-demethylubiquinol 3-O-methyltransferase UbiG, producing the protein MNHYDGDRTNADPLELEKFSQLAHRWWDPNSEFKPLHEINPLRLNYIDELAGLFEKKVLDVGCGGGILSEGMASKGAHVTGIDLGEKTLKVAKLHLLESKYRIDYRKVAVESLAKEQPHQFDVVTCMEMLEHVPDSMSVIRACAELVKPGGWVFFSTINRNPKSYLFAIIGAEYLLKLLPRGTHDYAKFIKPSELARMARNANLTDAKLIGMTYNPISKTYALENDTDVNYIMAYRG; encoded by the coding sequence ATGAATCATTACGATGGAGACAGAACTAACGCTGATCCACTCGAACTAGAGAAATTTAGTCAATTAGCTCATCGCTGGTGGGATCCAAATAGTGAATTCAAACCACTGCATGAGATCAATCCACTTCGCCTCAATTATATTGATGAATTAGCCGGGCTCTTCGAAAAAAAGGTTCTTGATGTAGGTTGCGGTGGTGGCATCTTATCAGAAGGCATGGCATCCAAAGGCGCTCACGTTACCGGTATCGATCTCGGCGAGAAAACACTTAAAGTTGCGAAGCTTCACTTACTTGAAAGTAAATATCGAATTGACTATCGCAAGGTCGCTGTTGAATCTTTAGCAAAAGAACAACCGCATCAATTCGATGTAGTGACCTGTATGGAAATGCTTGAACATGTACCAGATTCAATGAGCGTAATTCGTGCCTGTGCTGAGCTTGTCAAACCAGGTGGTTGGGTATTCTTTTCAACGATCAACCGCAATCCAAAATCCTACCTGTTTGCCATCATTGGTGCAGAGTATCTGCTAAAACTACTGCCACGTGGCACGCACGATTACGCAAAATTTATCAAACCTTCCGAACTTGCGCGCATGGCACGTAATGCAAACTTAACTGATGCAAAGCTAATCGGCATGACCTATAATCCAATCAGCAAAACCTATGCGCTAGAAAATGATACCGATGTTAACTACATCATGGCTTATCGCGGCTAG